The Nitrospinota bacterium DNA window TGGAGCCTATATTGACTGCCTCCATTAGTTTATCTGTGCAGTAATAAAAGTATCTTTGCATGCTCTCTCCTTAATTTCATCTTTTTTAAATATCTTCATTTTATCGAGGTTTGTCAAGGGTTTTGTTGGGAAAATCGGGATCAAAAAAGAAAGTCATTTATCATATCTATCCGTTTAAGAGAATTGACACCTTTTTGGAAATGTGATATCGCTAAAGAAACTCTCATAAGAAACAGTTTCGAAATATATTGAGAGGATTAGATTTCTTATCTATATGAGATATAAGGAATTATCAATATGAAAGAGAAGATTAAAAAGATTTTTTCGAGTAGGATTAAAAAGGAAATATCTCGTGATGATTTAGTCTCTGCTGCGGTATTGATCCCCCTATTCGAGAAAAATGGGGAGTATTATATCTTATTTACAAAACGAACAGAATCTGTTGAGCACCATAAGGGACAAATATCTTTTCCCGGTGGAATAAGGGAGCAAACGGACAGAAATTTGAAAAACACTGTCACGAGGGAAGTTTTTGAAGAGATAGGTCTTTTAGAAAAAGATATCAATATTGTTGGGGAGTTAGATGATATCGAAACAGTAACAAGATTCAAGGTTACTCCCTTTGTAGGATTTATTTCTTATCCCTGTAAATTCAAAATCAATAAAGATGAGATTAAAGAGCTGGTAGAGGTTCCTTTTTCTTTTTTTCTTCAAAAGGAAAATTTCAAAGAAGAGGAATGGATTTACGAGGGAAAGAAAAGAAAAGTTTATGTATATCAATACAATCACTATAGGATTTGGGGAGCTACTGCCAGGATCATAAAAAGCTTTCTTGATCTATTATAGCTCAATATATGGGCAACACTTTGAAGAGACAATTGACATTTTTCTTTTTACAGAGATATCCATAGATAATAAAAAAATATTTAAAAGATAAGGCAGAATTTATGACAAACCCAATGAATAAATTAGTCTTTTGGTTAACCTTTGGTGTTATCATCACCTTTGTATTAATCAATATGGGGGTGCAAAAGGAGGTTCTTATTATCTTTGGTCTGACTATTCTTGGTGTCGGAGGTCTGGCTAGAAGGATGTTAGGTACCTATTTTCAGGCGGTCAAGGAGCTAAAAAGAAATCGTTATGATACTGCAATAAGACTATTTAAAGAATTTATAAGTGAGATTGACTACAATCCAGATCTTCTAAAATGGCAGAAGTTTGCCACGTTTTCTACAGGATTTTCCTTCAAAGAGACGGCTTTTTTAAATCTTGGTGTATGTTATTGGAATAAACGCCAGTATAAGGAGGCAATCTCTGCTTTTAAAAAGGCAACTGAGATAAGGCCAGAGATGGTAGAGAGCTATTTAAACATAGCGA harbors:
- a CDS encoding CoA pyrophosphatase; this translates as MKEKIKKIFSSRIKKEISRDDLVSAAVLIPLFEKNGEYYILFTKRTESVEHHKGQISFPGGIREQTDRNLKNTVTREVFEEIGLLEKDINIVGELDDIETVTRFKVTPFVGFISYPCKFKINKDEIKELVEVPFSFFLQKENFKEEEWIYEGKKRKVYVYQYNHYRIWGATARIIKSFLDLL
- a CDS encoding tetratricopeptide repeat protein, coding for MTNPMNKLVFWLTFGVIITFVLINMGVQKEVLIIFGLTILGVGGLARRMLGTYFQAVKELKRNRYDTAIRLFKEFISEIDYNPDLLKWQKFATFSTGFSFKETAFLNLGVCYWNKRQYKEAISAFKKATEIRPEMVESYLNIAMIHFNQGNKEDCYLWLEKAKPYRNEKFNQLLIESSYFDSIRNEKRFQDILN